In Candidatus Hydrogenedentota bacterium, the genomic stretch TCATGTTTCCTCGATTTCTTCTTCAAGCAATTGGCGGCGGTACATATTGGCATAGAGTCCCTCGCGCGCAATGAGTTCTTCATGTGTTCCCTCCTCGACGATCCGCCCCTCGTCGAGCACCAGGATTCGATCGGCATGGCTCACCGTCGAGATCCGGTGAGAGACGATAATGCTTGTGCGCTCGCGCATCACGTCCTTGAGGCGGCGCAGGATTTCCTCCTCCGTATGGGTGTCCACGCTCGACAAAGCGTCATCGAGGATCAGGATGCGTGGTCTGCCTATCAAGGCCCGGGCGATGGTCAGGCGCTGCTTCTGTCCGCCCGAAAGGTTGATGCCCCGCTCGCCGAGGAGCGTGGCGTAGCCCTCAGGCATTCCCTCGAGGGTTTCGGAGAACTGGGCGATTTCGCATGCCCAGTCCATATCTTCCAGGGTGGCCTCGGGGTTTCCCAGCGTCAGGTTCGCCTTTACGGAGTCGGAAAACAGGAACGTGTCTTGCGGCACGCATCCAATGTTCTGTCGAAGCACATTCAAAGGAAGCGTGCGGATATCGCGCCCATCGACCATGACGGCGCCTTTCCGCGGGTCGTACTCGCGGGCGATGAGGCCCAGCAGCGATGATTTGCCGGAGCCTGTGGGGCCCACGACGGCTACGGTCTGTCCCGCGGGTATGTCGAACGAAATGTCCTCGAGGACGGTTTGTCCGTTGTAAGCGAACGACACATCCCGAAAGGATACGGCGCCTGCGATTGATGCGATAGCGCGGTCGGTATGCTCGTTCTCGGAAATGGCAGGTTGGCGCGTGAGGATTTCGAGGATGCGGGTCATGCTGACCGCGCCCCGCTGATACAGCGTCAAGACCCATCCGAATTCCGCGAGAGGCCAGCTGAGCATCATGAGGTAAACGATGAATGCTGAGAGGTCCGCCAGGCTCAAGCGTTCCGATATGACCATGTTGCCGCCGGTCCACAGGATCGTGAGGGCAGCGAGGCCCACCGTTGCGCCTATGAGAGGCCATGCCAGCGCCATGACAATGGTGAGCTTGAGGCCTTCGCGCATGTACTTCTCGGATTCTTGCCGGAAATCCCGGATCTCGTGGTGAGCGATACCGTATGCCCTCACTACACGGGCGCCGGCGAGATTTTCCTGGGCGCGCGCGGTGACGATCGAAAACTGTTCCTGGACGCGCCTGGACTGCCGGTGCATGTACATCATGAAGAAATACACGAGCAGGGAGATGAACGGGAGAGGGATCAGCGCGATGGCCGTCAACTTGAAGCTCAACCACGCCATCGCGGCCAACGTGAAGGGGAGCCGGATCATGTTCAACGTATTCATTACCCCGGGCCCGACGAACATGCGCACGAAATTCAGGTCGTTTGTAGCGCGCGCCATGATGTCGCCGGTCTTCACACTATGAAAGAAATCCTGCGAGAGACGCTGGATCTTCCGGTAGTACACGTTGCGCAGGTCGTACTCGAATTTTCGTGAGGCGCTGATGATCAGCATTCGTTGTAGATATCGCGCAATACCCGAAAAGACCGGGATGACAAGAAGAAGGGCGAACGAAAGCAACAAGAAGCGGTAGGTGATGTCTCTTGCTTCGAAACGTTCGACAACGGCG encodes the following:
- a CDS encoding ABC transporter ATP-binding protein, with the protein product MNESLRFEALPPNTPFRALFLFSRPYVRDYFWGAAAGLFFICLDLCTPLIIRAVVERFEARDITYRFLLLSFALLLVIPVFSGIARYLQRMLIISASRKFEYDLRNVYYRKIQRLSQDFFHSVKTGDIMARATNDLNFVRMFVGPGVMNTLNMIRLPFTLAAMAWLSFKLTAIALIPLPFISLLVYFFMMYMHRQSRRVQEQFSIVTARAQENLAGARVVRAYGIAHHEIRDFRQESEKYMREGLKLTIVMALAWPLIGATVGLAALTILWTGGNMVISERLSLADLSAFIVYLMMLSWPLAEFGWVLTLYQRGAVSMTRILEILTRQPAISENEHTDRAIASIAGAVSFRDVSFAYNGQTVLEDISFDIPAGQTVAVVGPTGSGKSSLLGLIAREYDPRKGAVMVDGRDIRTLPLNVLRQNIGCVPQDTFLFSDSVKANLTLGNPEATLEDMDWACEIAQFSETLEGMPEGYATLLGERGINLSGGQKQRLTIARALIGRPRILILDDALSSVDTHTEEEILRRLKDVMRERTSIIVSHRISTVSHADRILVLDEGRIVEEGTHEELIAREGLYANMYRRQLLEEEIEET